Proteins co-encoded in one Flavobacteriaceae bacterium MAR_2009_75 genomic window:
- a CDS encoding thiamine-phosphate kinase yields the protein MRACAYHRKYPYFCGMLEDKNQEKTALEKLGEFGLIEHLTQNFSLNHKSSVKGIGDDAAVLDYSSNKTVLTTDLLIEGVHFDLSYMPLKHLGYKSVMVNLSDVYAMNAKATQITVSLAVSNRFPLEALEELYDGIALACKMFNVDLVGGDTTSSTKGMLISITALGEATDEKLTYRSGAKPNDLLVVSGDLGAAYMGLQVLEREKEVFKVNPNNQPDLSPYSYIVERQLKPEARKDIVELLEKLEVKPTSMIDISDGLSSEILHLTKHSNVGCNLFEEKIPLDPTVISSCEEFKMDGTMVALSGGEDYELLFTIDQKDFDNIKGNPNLTVIGHMTEVSEGAHLVTRANTKIPLTAQGWNSFSDD from the coding sequence ATGAGAGCTTGTGCCTATCACAGAAAATACCCGTATTTTTGCGGAATGCTAGAAGACAAGAACCAAGAGAAAACCGCTTTGGAAAAATTGGGCGAGTTCGGACTTATTGAACATTTGACCCAAAACTTTTCCCTCAATCATAAATCATCGGTAAAGGGCATAGGCGATGATGCCGCCGTATTAGATTACTCCTCTAATAAGACCGTTCTTACCACGGATCTATTGATAGAAGGTGTACATTTTGACCTCAGCTATATGCCCTTAAAACACTTAGGCTACAAGTCGGTGATGGTCAACCTTTCCGATGTATACGCAATGAATGCGAAGGCTACACAAATTACTGTATCGCTAGCCGTATCTAACCGATTTCCGTTGGAGGCCTTGGAAGAACTCTATGATGGAATCGCGCTGGCCTGTAAAATGTTCAATGTAGATCTGGTAGGTGGCGATACGACCTCATCTACTAAAGGTATGCTCATTAGCATTACCGCTCTAGGGGAAGCTACCGATGAAAAACTCACCTATCGTAGTGGTGCAAAACCTAACGACCTTTTAGTCGTTAGCGGTGATTTGGGCGCCGCATATATGGGCCTTCAGGTCTTAGAGCGTGAAAAAGAAGTTTTCAAGGTGAACCCCAACAATCAACCTGATCTTTCACCCTACTCTTATATTGTCGAACGTCAACTTAAACCAGAGGCACGAAAAGATATCGTCGAACTCTTGGAGAAACTTGAGGTGAAACCCACTTCAATGATCGATATTAGTGACGGACTATCATCTGAAATATTACATCTAACAAAACACAGTAATGTGGGCTGCAATCTTTTTGAGGAAAAGATACCTTTAGATCCCACAGTTATCTCTAGTTGTGAAGAGTTCAAGATGGATGGTACGATGGTGGCCCTCAGTGGTGGTGAAGATTATGAACTTCTATTTACCATTGACCAAAAAGATTTTGACAACATAAAGGGAAACCCCAATCTTACGGTAATCGGCCACATGACAGAAGTGAGCGAAGGAGCCCATTTGGTTACACGGGCGAATACTAAAATACCTTTGACCGCACAGGGTTGGAATTCTTTTTCTGACGATTAG
- a CDS encoding choice-of-anchor B domain-containing protein, producing the protein MKNSTLLYAIGISFLVALSSCSSDGSVDDVDMEEEMDTDEEAVGFMPCENGMAGIYPCAGYDLMAIMPLSDFDANSTNDIWGWTDVTTDREYAILGLDNGTAFIDITDTENLVYLGKLPTATDPSSWRDIKVYSNHAFVVAEASSHGMQVFDLTRLRNVDNAPETFDADARYTGFGNAHNIVINEESGFAYPVGTARNDAFLGGAHFIDISDPTNPIGVGGYAQNGYTHDAQVVNYNGPDTDYTGREIFIGANENQVVIADVTDKNNPFEISTIEYPNFRYTHQGWFTEDQRYFILGDELDEQNFGFNSRTLFFDFADLDNPVLHQSYSGPTAAIDHNGYVKGDEYFLSNYTAGLRVLDISDIEGGAIVETSYFDTYPSSDNTNFDGVWSNYPYFSSGNIVLSDIGSGLFIVKKNN; encoded by the coding sequence ATGAAAAACAGTACCTTGCTATATGCTATTGGCATTAGTTTTTTGGTCGCACTATCATCTTGCTCGTCAGATGGATCGGTCGATGATGTTGATATGGAGGAAGAGATGGACACCGATGAGGAAGCGGTTGGTTTTATGCCTTGCGAAAACGGAATGGCCGGTATCTACCCCTGCGCTGGCTATGACCTTATGGCAATTATGCCGCTTTCTGACTTTGATGCAAATTCTACCAATGATATTTGGGGGTGGACAGATGTCACCACAGACCGCGAATATGCGATATTAGGTCTTGATAACGGCACTGCGTTTATTGACATTACCGACACCGAAAACCTAGTTTACTTGGGTAAATTGCCTACTGCTACCGACCCTAGTTCTTGGCGAGACATAAAAGTATATAGTAACCATGCATTCGTAGTCGCAGAGGCTAGCTCACATGGCATGCAGGTTTTTGACCTGACCCGGTTGCGAAATGTGGATAATGCGCCGGAGACCTTTGATGCCGATGCGCGTTATACCGGTTTTGGTAATGCACACAATATTGTGATTAATGAAGAAAGCGGATTTGCCTATCCGGTAGGTACAGCTCGTAATGATGCTTTTTTAGGAGGAGCACATTTTATCGATATTTCTGACCCTACAAACCCAATAGGGGTAGGTGGTTATGCACAAAACGGTTACACCCATGATGCCCAGGTCGTAAACTATAACGGGCCTGATACAGATTATACCGGTCGGGAGATTTTTATAGGTGCCAATGAGAACCAAGTGGTTATTGCCGATGTAACCGATAAGAACAATCCTTTTGAAATCAGTACGATTGAGTATCCAAATTTTAGGTACACCCACCAAGGATGGTTTACAGAAGACCAGCGCTATTTTATATTAGGGGATGAATTGGATGAACAAAACTTCGGATTCAATTCACGAACTTTGTTTTTCGATTTTGCGGATTTAGACAACCCGGTTTTACATCAATCGTATTCTGGCCCTACTGCTGCAATTGACCATAATGGGTATGTGAAGGGTGATGAATATTTTCTATCGAATTATACAGCGGGTCTGCGGGTCTTAGATATTTCCGATATTGAGGGTGGGGCTATTGTTGAGACTTCCTATTTCGATACTTACCCCAGTTCTGATAACACCAATTTTGATGGTGTATGGAGCAATTACCCCTATTTCTCAAGTGGAAATATTGTGTTGAGCGATATTGGTTCAGGACTCTTCATCGTTAAAAAAAATAATTGA
- a CDS encoding LIVCS family branched-chain amino acid:cation transporter, which translates to MLFFFLSMDDTQTKSYKLNAKETLVTAFALFSLFFGAGNLILPPLLGFQSGSLWWLVALGFCVSAVLIPILGILAHAKLQGTIFDFGKKVSPTFSLVYSSLIYIISVSLPSPRTASVTHEMAIAPIFDSPSWLTSIIYFSLVFVFAINRSKLLNVLGKALTPAIILILLCIIIIGAFSFEFDFGKVVMASPFSKGILEGYQTFDAIGAVVVGGVIIISINLKKKNAPYAEKRLLIRRAGFLAGSGLFLLYAGLIFTGAITHSMFEADSTRTALLNGISIETLGNAGQLFLSVLVSLACFTTAVGIVTGTSDFLQSRFEDSKNVFIITAFIGCVLGVLMGQFDVAYIIAVALPVLMFIYPITIILILLNVVPEKYASSIVFKAVVLTTIIFSIPDFLGSLGFQEALVSLQGYIPLSKFSLGWVLPAGVVFVLSNIYILRSTKSAKKL; encoded by the coding sequence TTGCTATTTTTCTTTTTAAGTATGGATGATACCCAGACCAAATCTTACAAATTGAATGCAAAAGAAACCCTTGTCACAGCCTTTGCCCTCTTTTCTTTATTTTTCGGTGCGGGAAATTTGATTCTTCCCCCATTGTTAGGCTTTCAATCGGGAAGCCTTTGGTGGCTGGTCGCATTAGGCTTTTGTGTTTCTGCGGTCTTGATTCCTATTCTGGGTATTTTGGCCCATGCCAAATTACAGGGCACTATTTTCGACTTTGGCAAGAAAGTCTCCCCTACCTTTAGCTTGGTCTACTCATCGCTAATTTATATTATCTCCGTTAGCCTTCCCTCACCACGTACGGCATCGGTCACCCATGAAATGGCCATTGCCCCCATTTTTGATTCGCCTTCGTGGTTGACCAGTATAATTTATTTTTCGTTGGTGTTTGTATTCGCCATTAACCGTTCAAAACTATTGAATGTTCTAGGTAAGGCACTCACCCCTGCAATCATTCTCATTTTGCTATGCATCATAATAATAGGGGCTTTTTCTTTTGAGTTCGATTTTGGTAAGGTTGTAATGGCTAGTCCGTTTTCAAAAGGTATACTTGAGGGTTACCAAACTTTTGATGCCATAGGTGCCGTGGTAGTAGGCGGGGTTATTATTATTTCCATCAACTTGAAAAAGAAAAATGCGCCTTATGCAGAAAAGAGGTTGCTGATCAGGCGAGCCGGATTTTTAGCTGGTTCTGGACTCTTCTTACTCTATGCCGGACTCATTTTTACCGGTGCAATTACTCATAGTATGTTCGAGGCAGATAGTACTCGCACAGCTTTATTGAATGGAATTAGTATAGAAACTTTGGGCAATGCAGGGCAGCTATTTTTAAGTGTATTGGTAAGCCTGGCCTGTTTCACTACCGCGGTAGGCATTGTAACCGGAACATCGGACTTTTTACAATCGCGATTTGAAGATTCAAAGAACGTATTTATAATCACCGCATTCATAGGATGTGTGCTTGGCGTTCTAATGGGACAATTTGATGTTGCCTACATCATTGCTGTGGCGCTACCCGTGTTGATGTTCATTTATCCCATTACCATCATATTAATTCTTCTAAATGTAGTACCTGAAAAATATGCTTCTTCGATAGTATTTAAAGCCGTGGTCTTGACCACCATTATTTTTAGCATTCCCGACTTTTTGGGCAGTTTAGGGTTTCAAGAAGCTTTAGTTAGCCTTCAAGGCTATATTCCTTTAAGCAAGTTCAGCTTAGGATGGGTTTTACCGGCAGGGGTTGTTTTTGTGTTGAGTAACATTTACATACTAAGGTCTACTAAATCAGCAAAAAAGCTATAA